From a region of the Malania oleifera isolate guangnan ecotype guangnan chromosome 12, ASM2987363v1, whole genome shotgun sequence genome:
- the LOC131144813 gene encoding protein BCCIP homolog isoform X2, translated as MPRKHSRASLLLKSRPITFSPFARSIALAASAYKLKCYMHHPSFERKSPLHSAGNGYMRHDLEEESEQYESSDEEVSGGVIQADFAFFDPKPSDFHGVKILLQTYLDDTQWDLSSFVDLILGQSTVGTVVKIEDAEDDGLFCFITILNLGRYKNHKCITEVKEYLLKVCQNKDVADDLRSLLGKQAHDVGLLVSQRVSNLPPQLLPPLYDAIFDEISWATEDEPTEELRDSFCFKFYLLVGKILKHKNADQKKGASCCSDESIVYFNAEDEIFHKLSTWSFSFSLHKQQLASSEHRNYRLMGLVMAVEADKISTFRQQLRSLIDEP; from the exons ATGCCACGAAAGCATTCAAGGGCCTCCCTGTTGTTGAAATCTCGGCCTATCACTTTCTCCCCATTTGCTCGATCAATTGCTCTAGCTGCCTCTGCTTACAAGCTCAAATGCTACATGCATCATCCAAGCTTTGAAAGGAAATCACCTCTCCACTCTGCAG GCAATGGATATATGAGGCATGATTTGGAAGAGGAGAGTGAACAGTATGAGTCTTCTGACGAGGAAGTGTCTGGA GGTGTTATCCAAGCAGATTTTGCCTTCTTTGATCCAAAACCCAGTGACTTCCATGGAGTTAAAATCTTGCTGCAGACTTACCTTGATGATACACAATGGGATTTGAGCAGTTTTGTAGACTTGATCTTGGGACAGAGCACAGTAGGGACGGTTGTTAAAATAGAGGATGCAGAAGATGATGGACTTTTCTGTTTCATTACTATTCTTAACTTGGGGAGATATAAG AATCATAAATGTATTACAGAGGTCAAGGAATATCTGCTCAAAGTATGCCAGAACAAGGATGTAGCAGATGACCTGAGATCACTGCTGGGGAAGCAAGCGCATGATGTTGGTCTTTTAGTTTCTCAGCGTGTTAGTAATCTTCCTCCCCAGCTTCTGCCACCTCTTTATGATGCCATATTTGATGAGATCTCATGGGCCACCGAAGATGAG CCAACAGAAGAGCTTCGTGACTCCTTTTGCTTTAAATTTTATCTACTGGTTGGTAAAATCCTCAAG CATAAGAATGCAGACCAGAAGAAAGGGGCAAGTTGTTGCAGTGATGAGTCAATAGTATATTTTAATGCTGAAGATGAAATTTTTCACAAG CTCAGCACATGGTCCTTCAGTTTTTCCTTGCACAAGCAGCAGCTTGCTAGTTCTGAG
- the LOC131144813 gene encoding protein BCCIP homolog isoform X1 has product MPRKHSRASLLLKSRPITFSPFARSIALAASAYKLKCYMHHPSFERKSPLHSAEDNPVLSGNGYMRHDLEEESEQYESSDEEVSGGVIQADFAFFDPKPSDFHGVKILLQTYLDDTQWDLSSFVDLILGQSTVGTVVKIEDAEDDGLFCFITILNLGRYKNHKCITEVKEYLLKVCQNKDVADDLRSLLGKQAHDVGLLVSQRVSNLPPQLLPPLYDAIFDEISWATEDEPTEELRDSFCFKFYLLVGKILKHKNADQKKGASCCSDESIVYFNAEDEIFHKLSTWSFSFSLHKQQLASSEHRNYRLMGLVMAVEADKISTFRQQLRSLIDEP; this is encoded by the exons ATGCCACGAAAGCATTCAAGGGCCTCCCTGTTGTTGAAATCTCGGCCTATCACTTTCTCCCCATTTGCTCGATCAATTGCTCTAGCTGCCTCTGCTTACAAGCTCAAATGCTACATGCATCATCCAAGCTTTGAAAGGAAATCACCTCTCCACTCTGCAG AAGATAACCCTGTACTTTCAGGCAATGGATATATGAGGCATGATTTGGAAGAGGAGAGTGAACAGTATGAGTCTTCTGACGAGGAAGTGTCTGGA GGTGTTATCCAAGCAGATTTTGCCTTCTTTGATCCAAAACCCAGTGACTTCCATGGAGTTAAAATCTTGCTGCAGACTTACCTTGATGATACACAATGGGATTTGAGCAGTTTTGTAGACTTGATCTTGGGACAGAGCACAGTAGGGACGGTTGTTAAAATAGAGGATGCAGAAGATGATGGACTTTTCTGTTTCATTACTATTCTTAACTTGGGGAGATATAAG AATCATAAATGTATTACAGAGGTCAAGGAATATCTGCTCAAAGTATGCCAGAACAAGGATGTAGCAGATGACCTGAGATCACTGCTGGGGAAGCAAGCGCATGATGTTGGTCTTTTAGTTTCTCAGCGTGTTAGTAATCTTCCTCCCCAGCTTCTGCCACCTCTTTATGATGCCATATTTGATGAGATCTCATGGGCCACCGAAGATGAG CCAACAGAAGAGCTTCGTGACTCCTTTTGCTTTAAATTTTATCTACTGGTTGGTAAAATCCTCAAG CATAAGAATGCAGACCAGAAGAAAGGGGCAAGTTGTTGCAGTGATGAGTCAATAGTATATTTTAATGCTGAAGATGAAATTTTTCACAAG CTCAGCACATGGTCCTTCAGTTTTTCCTTGCACAAGCAGCAGCTTGCTAGTTCTGAG